Proteins found in one Mycobacteriales bacterium genomic segment:
- a CDS encoding helix-turn-helix domain-containing protein: MSSTQPPDASLSQVRFLTVAEVAALMRVSKMTVYRLVHSGELAAVQVGRSYRVPEKAVHDYLRDAYIEAG; the protein is encoded by the coding sequence ATGTCGTCTACGCAACCGCCCGACGCATCGCTGTCACAGGTCAGGTTCCTGACCGTGGCCGAGGTGGCCGCGCTCATGCGTGTGTCGAAGATGACCGTCTATCGCCTGGTGCACTCCGGCGAGCTGGCTGCCGTTCAGGTCGGCCGGTCGTACCGGGTGCCGGAGAAGGCCGTCCACGACTACCTGCGGGATGCCTACATCGAGGCCGGCTGA
- a CDS encoding AURKAIP1/COX24 domain-containing protein codes for MGSVIKKRRKRMAKKKHRKLLKRTRVQRRNKK; via the coding sequence ATGGGTTCGGTCATCAAGAAGCGCCGCAAGCGCATGGCGAAGAAGAAGCACCGCAAGCTGCTGAAGCGCACGCGGGTCCAGCGCCGCAACAAGAAGTAG